The Silurus meridionalis isolate SWU-2019-XX chromosome 6, ASM1480568v1, whole genome shotgun sequence genome contains the following window.
ACTGTAGCTGATATGGACTCAGGTGTGCTTGAGCCCTCACCCATTTGCTCCACTCGTAGGCTGACTGtgggtaaaataataaatcgAGCATCCCGTGACTCCAGAGACAGGATCACCCTCTGAGTGACAGTAGCCAGCCGGGTGGAGACTGACACAGGCAGGCGAAAAGTCACAGGAGGTAGCTGGGCAAGGATACGGGAATTGCATGGGAGGGAGTGTGCATCACCACTTTCTAGTGGGGTGGAGTGGCGGCACAGAGGACAGGAAATGGAAGGAGGGCTGTTAGGATCAGGTGGGTGGAGAGGTGACAGCTGGATATTATGAAGGCATTCTGTGC
Protein-coding sequences here:
- the si:ch73-335l21.2 gene encoding RING finger domain-containing protein, yielding MSVAPVPVTTSTKEEISGSGDSPEVECPVCYQEYDQDRKLPRMLECLHVFCTECLHNIQLSPLHPPDPNSPPSISCPLCRHSTPLESGDAHSLPCNSRILAQLPPVTFRLPVSVSTRLATVTQRVILSLESRDARFIILPTVSLRVEQMGEGSSTPESISATVEGLRRRKNLMCVQMLVVIFWMLFVLACVVGVLFGPNLFHN